A single genomic interval of Bradyrhizobium sp. sBnM-33 harbors:
- a CDS encoding SufE family protein, whose translation MTIDEIRDNFELLEEWDDRYRYVIELGRMLDPMPEAEHSAENKVNGCVSQVWLSRQIDRSGNGEPRLKYLGDSDAHIVRGLIAILLTLYSGRTPQQILSTDALAVFDEFGFREHLTPQRSNGLRSMVERIRSDAREALAAAS comes from the coding sequence ATGACGATCGACGAAATCAGAGATAATTTCGAGCTGCTGGAGGAATGGGACGACCGCTACCGGTACGTCATCGAACTCGGCCGCATGCTCGACCCGATGCCGGAGGCCGAGCATTCCGCGGAGAACAAGGTCAATGGCTGCGTCAGCCAGGTCTGGCTTTCCCGGCAGATCGACCGCAGCGGAAACGGCGAACCGCGGCTGAAATATCTGGGCGACAGCGACGCTCACATCGTGCGCGGCCTGATCGCAATCCTGCTCACGCTCTATTCCGGCCGCACCCCGCAGCAGATCCTTTCAACCGATGCGCTCGCGGTGTTCGACGAATTCGGATTTCGCGAGCACCTGACGCCGCAGCGTTCCAACGGCCTGCGCTCCATGGTCGAGCGCATCCGCTCCGACGCGCGCGAGGCGCTTGCCGCGGCCTCGTGA
- a CDS encoding MucR family transcriptional regulator, whose amino-acid sequence MTDSAGKTAVELTANIVSAYLSNNPTQASEIPNLISQVHAALMRVSSGRPETPLEPAKPAVSVKKSMTPEYLVCLEDGKRFKSLKRHLRTQYNMTPEQYRDKWGLPPDYPMVAPNYAVARSQLAKKMGLGQQARKRK is encoded by the coding sequence ATGACCGATTCCGCCGGCAAAACGGCCGTCGAACTGACCGCCAATATCGTATCGGCCTATCTCAGCAACAATCCGACCCAGGCCTCGGAAATCCCGAACCTGATCAGCCAGGTCCATGCCGCGCTGATGCGGGTGTCGAGCGGCCGGCCCGAGACGCCGCTTGAGCCAGCCAAGCCGGCCGTGTCGGTGAAGAAGTCGATGACGCCGGAATATCTGGTGTGTCTGGAGGACGGCAAGCGCTTCAAGTCGCTGAAGCGTCACTTGCGCACGCAGTACAACATGACGCCGGAGCAATACCGCGACAAATGGGGCCTGCCGCCGGATTATCCCATGGTGGCGCCGAACTACGCGGTGGCGCGCTCGCAACTCGCCAAGAAGATGGGCCTCGGCCAGCAGGCGCGGAAGCGGAAGTAA
- a CDS encoding DUF308 domain-containing protein has product MMVVMLVAAIGLVLAGLLAIGFGIPIKEFSTGNTLIIAGVIGVCTGAIMLALWIAVRELKNVARRLGAGVSEARGEAAVRDFAPFEGGFPAADQPTGPGPFPPTAPPPFSPAVPPPWQNEAVLRDHPIPEPTHPEPAPSAPKPKRNLLFSSTSRRERERAQGRASEPLPPDLLSSDLRSNPPAVPPVEPAEPPRASFEETWPKAERAKPSETPLQRRGGRTPPAPAEANGGPPRTEDQPAVTVLKSGVVDGMAYSLYSDGSIEAQMPEGMMRFASIDELRAHLDQRS; this is encoded by the coding sequence ATGATGGTTGTTATGTTGGTCGCCGCGATCGGCCTCGTTTTGGCGGGGCTGCTGGCGATCGGCTTCGGGATCCCGATCAAGGAATTCAGCACCGGCAACACGTTGATCATCGCCGGCGTGATCGGCGTCTGCACCGGCGCGATCATGCTCGCGCTCTGGATAGCGGTCCGGGAGCTGAAGAACGTTGCGCGGCGGCTCGGCGCTGGCGTGTCTGAAGCGCGCGGCGAGGCCGCGGTGCGGGATTTCGCTCCCTTCGAAGGCGGTTTCCCGGCCGCCGATCAGCCCACTGGTCCCGGACCATTCCCCCCAACAGCACCGCCGCCTTTCTCGCCAGCGGTGCCGCCGCCTTGGCAGAACGAGGCTGTCCTGCGCGATCACCCGATCCCGGAGCCGACACACCCCGAACCCGCACCGTCGGCTCCGAAACCGAAGCGCAATTTGCTGTTTTCTTCGACGTCGCGAAGAGAGCGCGAGCGCGCGCAGGGGCGCGCCAGTGAGCCGCTGCCGCCGGACCTTTTGTCATCGGACCTTCGTTCCAATCCACCCGCCGTGCCGCCGGTCGAGCCGGCCGAACCGCCACGGGCGTCGTTCGAGGAAACCTGGCCGAAAGCGGAGCGCGCAAAACCCAGTGAAACCCCGCTGCAGCGCCGCGGCGGCCGCACACCCCCGGCGCCGGCGGAAGCCAATGGTGGACCGCCGCGCACGGAGGATCAGCCGGCGGTGACGGTGCTGAAGTCCGGCGTCGTCGATGGCATGGCATATTCCCTCTACTCCGACGGTTCGATCGAGGCCCAGATGCCGGAGGGGATGATGCGCTTCGCCTCGATCGATGAACTGCGCGCGCATCTCGATCAGCGGTCCTGA
- a CDS encoding glycosyltransferase family 39 protein, which translates to MSSITTSALDTPSRRSLERTCDDLAIFVLAVVTLVAGLTFRDYGLGWDDYTHAEYADLLLRMYGSGFKDTGALSFANLYMYGGGFDMAAALLHKVIPLELFETRRLLGAVVGLIGLAVTWRLARRVGGPLAGLATLLLLALCPTFYGHMFMNPKDAPFAVSMVILILGLVRLAEEYPAPSPRTILIIGLGAGLSIGCRILGGLAVVYAMVGFVPLLIEDVRTQGSREAIRRFAHVVYVLLPGLVLGYLIMGLVWPWSIMEPDHPFKALTYFSHFFEKPWKEMFDGALVSVPDMPWSYLPTLFALQLPEILLALLLAGVVGSFMSLSRVDVAARRKTIFLMLTLAATLPLVIAMVKRPALYNGIRHFVFVIPPMAVLAGASFAWGMNWLKNNHRRWQPAALAVFTFGLLLPLSEMIRLHPYEYTHFNHIAGTVRGADKMFMLDYWGLALKQASDGLREELVERQEFPPQGRKWKVAVCGPQRPAQVALGPDFTIGWDSQSADFAMTLGEFYCKGLTAPVMVEIKRDDVVFARVYDIRGRAISTLLAIPAP; encoded by the coding sequence ATGTCATCCATCACGACTTCTGCCCTCGATACGCCTTCACGGCGCTCGTTGGAGCGGACCTGTGACGACCTTGCCATCTTCGTGCTGGCCGTTGTCACCCTCGTCGCTGGCCTGACCTTCCGCGACTATGGGCTGGGCTGGGACGACTACACGCACGCCGAATATGCCGATCTGCTGCTGCGGATGTACGGTTCCGGCTTCAAGGATACCGGCGCGCTGTCGTTCGCCAATCTCTACATGTATGGCGGCGGCTTCGACATGGCGGCCGCCCTGCTGCACAAGGTCATCCCGCTCGAATTGTTCGAAACGCGCCGCCTGCTCGGCGCCGTCGTCGGCCTGATCGGTCTTGCCGTGACCTGGCGGCTGGCGCGGCGCGTCGGCGGCCCGCTTGCCGGGCTCGCGACGCTGCTCTTGCTGGCGCTGTGTCCGACCTTCTACGGGCACATGTTCATGAACCCGAAGGACGCGCCGTTTGCCGTCTCGATGGTGATCCTGATCCTGGGTCTGGTGCGCCTCGCCGAGGAGTATCCCGCGCCTTCGCCGCGAACCATCCTGATCATAGGCCTCGGCGCCGGCCTCTCGATCGGCTGCCGGATCCTCGGCGGGCTGGCGGTGGTCTATGCGATGGTGGGCTTCGTCCCGCTGTTGATCGAGGACGTCCGCACGCAAGGCTCGCGCGAGGCGATCCGCCGCTTCGCCCATGTCGTGTACGTGCTGCTGCCCGGCCTCGTGCTCGGGTACCTGATCATGGGCCTGGTGTGGCCGTGGTCGATTATGGAGCCGGACCACCCCTTCAAGGCGCTGACCTATTTCTCGCATTTCTTCGAAAAACCGTGGAAGGAAATGTTCGACGGGGCGCTGGTCTCGGTGCCGGACATGCCATGGTCCTACCTGCCGACTCTGTTCGCGCTGCAGCTTCCCGAGATATTGCTCGCGCTTCTGCTCGCCGGCGTCGTCGGCAGCTTTATGTCGCTGTCGCGCGTGGACGTGGCAGCGCGCCGCAAGACCATCTTCCTGATGTTGACGCTGGCGGCCACGCTGCCGCTGGTGATCGCGATGGTGAAGCGGCCGGCGCTCTACAACGGCATCCGGCATTTCGTTTTCGTGATCCCGCCGATGGCCGTGCTAGCCGGCGCATCGTTCGCCTGGGGTATGAACTGGCTGAAGAACAATCACCGCCGGTGGCAACCGGCGGCGCTAGCGGTGTTCACGTTCGGCCTGCTGTTGCCGCTCAGCGAGATGATCCGCCTGCACCCTTACGAATACACCCACTTCAATCACATCGCCGGCACCGTTCGCGGCGCCGACAAGATGTTTATGCTGGATTATTGGGGGCTGGCGCTGAAGCAGGCTTCCGACGGTCTGCGCGAAGAGCTGGTCGAACGGCAGGAATTCCCTCCACAGGGACGCAAGTGGAAGGTCGCGGTGTGCGGCCCGCAGCGCCCGGCGCAGGTGGCGCTCGGTCCCGACTTCACGATCGGCTGGGACAGCCAGTCGGCCGACTTCGCGATGACGCTGGGCGAGTTCTACTGCAAGGGCCTCACTGCACCGGTCATGGTCGAAATCAAGCGCGACGATGTCGTGTTCGCGCGCGTCTATGACATCCGCGGCCGCGCCATCTCGACACTGCTGGCGATTCCAGCGCCGTAA
- a CDS encoding class II aldolase/adducin family protein: MSPAEARLKQVPSGITDAEWNQRVNLAACYRLVALYGWDDLVDTHISARVPGPDHHFLINPYGLMFEEITASSLVKVDLHGNQLSESEYSINPAGFTIHSAIHEVREDAGCVLHLHTPDGTAVASCMEGLLPMNQTAQFVTHDLAYHDYEGVALDHDERPRLQKDLGNKNHMLLRNHGTLTVGRSVAAAFERMYHLERACTMQVRTRMLGPTAYPIEQAVIDKNERLFANADFAERRSTELVWPPLLRKLDRIDPSYNS, encoded by the coding sequence ATGTCGCCAGCCGAAGCTCGCCTGAAACAAGTTCCATCCGGCATCACGGATGCCGAGTGGAACCAGCGCGTCAATCTCGCCGCCTGCTATCGCCTCGTCGCGCTCTATGGCTGGGACGATCTGGTCGATACCCACATCTCGGCGCGCGTGCCCGGCCCCGACCATCACTTTCTGATCAATCCTTACGGCTTGATGTTCGAGGAAATCACGGCGTCGAGCCTGGTGAAGGTCGATCTCCACGGCAACCAGCTCAGCGAGAGCGAATACAGCATCAACCCGGCCGGCTTCACCATCCACTCGGCGATCCATGAGGTGCGCGAGGATGCCGGCTGCGTGCTCCATCTGCACACGCCCGACGGGACAGCGGTGGCGAGCTGCATGGAGGGCCTGCTGCCGATGAACCAGACCGCGCAGTTCGTCACCCACGATCTCGCCTACCACGATTACGAAGGCGTGGCGCTGGACCACGACGAGCGCCCGCGGCTGCAGAAGGACCTCGGCAACAAGAACCACATGCTGTTGCGCAACCACGGCACCCTCACCGTCGGCCGTTCGGTCGCCGCCGCCTTCGAGCGCATGTACCATCTGGAGCGGGCCTGCACGATGCAGGTGCGCACGCGCATGCTGGGGCCCACCGCCTACCCGATCGAGCAGGCCGTGATCGACAAGAACGAGCGGCTGTTCGCCAACGCCGATTTCGCGGAACGGCGCTCGACCGAGCTGGTATGGCCGCCGCTGTTGCGCAAGCTCGATCGCATCGATCCGAGCTACAACAGCTGA
- a CDS encoding NAD-dependent epimerase/dehydratase family protein — protein MTVLVTGSSGHLGEALMRTLRAQRRETIGIDVLPGVFTHHVGSITDRAFVRRCMNGITTVLHAATLHKPHVATHSRQEFIDVNITGTLNLLEEAAAAGITAFVYTSTTSVFGEALVPPPGEPAAWITEDVTAVPKNIYGVTKAAAEDLCQLFARNDAIRTIVLRTSRFFPEEDDNRATREAYTDANIKTNEFLYRRVDIEDVVSAHLLAADRAPSTGFAKYIISATTPFSRNDTAELRNDAPRVVRRYVPEFEAEFAWRGWRMIPGIDRVYVNDRARAELGWQPRHDFRALIARLQAGGDIRSPLAREIGSKGYHDRVFREGPYPVE, from the coding sequence GTGACGGTACTGGTGACCGGCAGTTCCGGCCATCTCGGCGAGGCGCTGATGCGTACGTTGCGGGCGCAGCGGCGCGAGACCATCGGTATTGACGTTCTGCCCGGCGTGTTTACACACCACGTGGGCTCGATTACTGACCGCGCGTTCGTGCGCCGCTGCATGAACGGCATCACGACCGTGCTGCACGCCGCGACGCTGCACAAGCCGCACGTGGCTACCCACAGCCGCCAGGAATTTATCGACGTCAACATCACCGGCACGCTCAATTTGCTCGAAGAAGCCGCGGCAGCCGGCATCACGGCATTTGTCTACACCAGCACCACAAGCGTCTTCGGCGAGGCGCTGGTGCCACCGCCGGGCGAGCCGGCGGCCTGGATCACCGAAGATGTCACGGCCGTGCCGAAAAACATCTATGGCGTCACCAAGGCCGCCGCGGAGGATCTGTGCCAGCTCTTTGCGCGCAATGACGCGATTCGCACCATCGTGCTGCGCACCTCGCGCTTCTTTCCCGAAGAGGATGACAATCGCGCGACACGCGAGGCCTACACCGACGCCAACATCAAGACCAACGAGTTCCTCTATCGGCGCGTCGATATCGAAGACGTGGTCAGCGCGCATCTTTTGGCGGCCGACCGCGCGCCATCGACTGGCTTCGCGAAATACATCATCAGCGCCACCACGCCATTCTCACGCAACGACACGGCGGAACTGCGCAACGACGCGCCGCGTGTGGTCCGCCGTTACGTGCCGGAGTTTGAGGCTGAATTTGCGTGGCGCGGCTGGAGGATGATTCCAGGCATCGATCGCGTCTACGTCAACGACCGCGCACGTGCCGAACTCGGCTGGCAGCCGCGCCATGATTTCCGCGCGCTGATTGCGCGGCTGCAGGCCGGCGGGGATATCCGCAGTCCGCTCGCGCGCGAGATCGGCAGCAAGGGCTATCACGACCGCGTCTTTCGCGAGGGA